The sequence GAGGTGTGGGCTCCACACCCCCGCCAGATGCCGGCGCTGGAGCTGCGGTGGAGAGGCGCCGGGCACGACTTCAGCACCTTGGAGAGCGGCGGCGGGCTGAGTGCGGGGAGGCAGTCGTGGCGCTTTCAAGGTGTCGCGCCGAGGTTGCGGGGAGGCAGCTGCCTTCCCGGGGATCTGCGCGGTCCACCCTGCTCGTTTTGCGGGTGAGGACACGGAGGCGTCGGAAGTGGAGggactgcccaaggtcacagctgGGGAAGGTGGAACCCGTCTGCGCCTGCGCTCTTCTGTGGGGTCGCCCCCCACTGAGGGGTGTGTGCGCCTGCCAGGCTGCAATCCCAGTTGGGCCCAAAGCACTGGAGGGGGCTCATAGCCTGGCGGCaaatgttaaacaaacaaacaaaaaatgcacaTAAGTGTATAACTACAAACTGAGTGCTTAGAAAATGCCAGCTACCATGTTGACTTCATCAGAAAACTGGCCTGATCCCTCCAGAGGTGGGGTGGGTGAGGTGAGCCCTCTCCAGAGGCGGGAGAAGTGAGCCCTTGTTCCTCGCCCCCAGGCTTGAGGGGCAGGGATTGCAACGGAGCCCAGGCAGGTGGTTCAGGGAGGAGGGGACCACGAACTCCTGACCCGGGGGTGAGGACCTGCCACAAATTGGTAATTTAAACACTcactgggcacggcggctcacgccggttaagtccagcactttgggaggccgagctggcctgactgcttgagcccaggaatttaagaccagcctgggccacagagtgagacccccgtctctacaaaaaaaaatgcagcctgtaatcccagcactttgggaggccgaggcgggtggatcacgaggtcaggagattgagactatcctggctaacacggtgaaaccccgtctctactaaaaatacaaaaaactagccgggcatggtggcgggcgcctgtagtctcagctactcgggaggctgaggcgggagaatggcatgaacccgggaggcggagcttgcagtgagccgagatcacgccactgcactccagcctgggagacacagcgagactccatctcaaaaaaaaaaaaaaaaaaaaaaaaaaaaaaaaaaagcaaacaaatagctgggtgtagtggcacaaacctataatcccagctacttgggaggctgaggcaggagaatcgcttgaacccagggaggcagaggctgcagtgaactgagatcaagccactgcattccagccttggtgacagagtgagactctggctcaataaaataaaataacataacataaacaCACTGAGATGCAAGAAGgaaattttttattgcattgagGACTTTTCCAGAAGCCTGGTGGACCCACGTCTCCCTCCAGCCCCAAAGGCAGTGCAAAGCCTCTACTGTGTCCCCCACTTCGAGGCGGGTCTCCCCTCCTGCAGGGTCCATGGAGGAGGGGTAAGGTGGGGTGTGGGGGGCCCAGTGGGGAGgccctgggggcagagggagttCACTCCTGTTTAAGCTGGAGACCAGGGAGGGCCCAGCCGCACCTCTGGACAACACTCCAAGTCAGAGGATGGGGTGTGGCAGGGGCTCAGCTGTTAGCTCTGGGGTGTGGCTTCTTCTCCAAACCCCACCAAAGGCCCCTAGAGCCCAGGGAGAGACCATGGAGGTCCGGTGCAACCCCTGGCCTACAGCACAGCTCTCAGAGCCCTGAGGCTCCCGGGGACAGAAACaagtaacaaagtgagaccacgAGAGGAAAAGAATCCACAGTTGCTACAAAAAGCCCCACCCTCCCCAAGCACCCTGGTCAGCTGGGGACCGCCTCGGCCTTCACCCTTTTGGGGGGTCTGTtgggggcagggctggtgggCCGCTCCCGTTTGGGGCTGGCGGGCTCTGAGCCGTTGTGCTGGGCGCAGGGCTCCTGCTTGGGGCCGGCAGGGATAGAGCCGTTGATCCGGGTGGGTGATTCCTCCTTGGGCTCCAGCTTGGGGGTAGGCGGGCGGGGCAGGGGTGGCAGCGCCCTCTCCAGCACGTGGGGGCCGTCCCAGGCGGGGATCTCCAGCCCCAGGTGCTTCATGAGCCGGGTCATGACCTCGTCGACGTAGCCGTGGATGCGGAGGTCAGCATGGCGGTCCTGCCGGGGGACGGGATGGGTCAGGCATGTGGGGCAGAGGGTGCATGGTGGCCCTGGGCAGGGGTGGGCTCAGACACCTACGTGCTTGGTGGGCTGCAGGTTGACGATGACCAGGCGGCCCCCCCGGCGCTTGGTAGCCAGCGGCAGGTTCCCACTGGGTCGGATCTGCAGTGATGTTCCCAGCGTGATGGACAGGTCGGCGTTCCTGGGGCCAGGGAGTGTGGGCTTAGCCTgatcccttccccagccctgctcctGCCAACATCTCGAGCCAACCCTGGGGTCTGGCTCACACCTAGGTCATCTGTGCTCACTGGGGCGGTCAAGGCCAGCCCCGCTCCCGAGTCAGCCTTCGGGATCCTACCCCGCCCTCCTCTGCTGTCCGCTGGCAGGGTCATGGATCTGGGCCAGCCCTTAGACACTCCTAAGGAGCATCACAGTGTGGTAAGAGCTTGGATGGCTAGGGTGGGACCCTGGCTCAGCCACCTCCCGCTGGGCAGCACTGGATAGAGGAGACACCTGGCCAAAGCCTTGGTTTCCTCGTGCAGCACCCACCCAGAGCCATGAGgcgaggagtgtgtgtgtgtgtgtgtgtgtgtgtgtgtgtgtgtgtgtgtgtgtgtgtgtgtgtgtgtgtgtgtgtgtgtgtgtgtgtgcagcccctggcctggcccacctcctccaggaagcctcccctgaCTGCCTTGAGCCAGAGCCACTGCCCCGTGCTGGAGCTGGCTGTGTTTGTGCTGTCGCCCCGGCCCGCCCCACCATAGGCTCCCTGGGGGGGGTCAGACCTGCTGGCCTCATCGGCGAGTGCCAGGTCCCGGTCAGGCAGGGAGTCCTCCCAGTCTAGGATGGTGTCCCTCAGCTCCCCCCTGCAATGAGGAAGCCGAGGAGAGTCCACAGGGGCCTAGCAGCCTCCCCTGGAGCCCAGGGCATGGGTGGGGGTGGCTCACCTGCAGGCCCGCAGCCCCCTTGCCTTAGCCACGGTGCAGAGCCGGCCCGTGGCCTTCAGG comes from Macaca fascicularis isolate 582-1 chromosome 19, T2T-MFA8v1.1 and encodes:
- the SIRT6 gene encoding NAD-dependent protein deacylase sirtuin-6 isoform X1, coding for MSVNYAAGLSPYADKGKCGLPEIFDPPEELERKVWELARLVWQSSHVVFHTGAGISTASGIPDFRGPHGVWTMEERGLAPKFDTTFESARPTKTHMALVQLERVGLLRFLVSQNVDGLHVRSGFPRDKLAELHGNMFVEECAKCKTQYVRDTVVGTMGLKATGRLCTVAKARGLRACRGELRDTILDWEDSLPDRDLALADEASRNADLSITLGTSLQIRPSGNLPLATKRRGGRLVIVNLQPTKHDRHADLRIHGYVDEVMTRLMKHLGLEIPAWDGPHVLERALPPLPRPPTPKLEPKEESPTRINGSIPAGPKQEPCAQHNGSEPASPKRERPTSPAPNRPPKRVKAEAVPS
- the SIRT6 gene encoding NAD-dependent protein deacylase sirtuin-6 isoform X5 codes for the protein MRRGCRRTRTRASAASLRGPHGVWTMEERGLAPKFDTTFESARPTKTHMALVQLERVGLLRFLVSQNVDGLHVRSGFPRDKLAELHGNMFVEECAKCKTQYVRDTVVGTMGLKATGRLCTVAKARGLRACRNADLSITLGTSLQIRPSGNLPLATKRRGGRLVIVNLQPTKHDRHADLRIHGYVDEVMTRLMKHLGLEIPAWDGPHVLERALPPLPRPPTPKLEPKEESPTRINGSIPAGPKQEPCAQHNGSEPASPKRERPTSPAPNRPPKRVKAEAVPS
- the SIRT6 gene encoding NAD-dependent protein deacylase sirtuin-6 isoform X3, yielding MRRGCRRTRTRASAASLRGPHGVWTMEERGLAPKFDTTFESARPTKTHMALVQLERVGLLRFLVSQNVDGLHVRSGFPRDKLAELHGNMFVEECAKCKTQYVRDTVVGTMGLKATGRLCTVAKARGLRACRGELRDTILDWEDSLPDRDLALADEASRNADLSITLGTSLQIRPSGNLPLATKRRGGRLVIVNLQPTKHDRHADLRIHGYVDEVMTRLMKHLGLEIPAWDGPHVLERALPPLPRPPTPKLEPKEESPTRINGSIPAGPKQEPCAQHNGSEPASPKRERPTSPAPNRPPKRVKAEAVPS
- the SIRT6 gene encoding NAD-dependent protein deacylase sirtuin-6 isoform X2; translated protein: MSVNYAAGLSPYADKGKCGLPEIFDPPEELERKVWELARLVWQSSHVVFHTGAGISTASGIPDFRGPHGVWTMEERGLAPKFDTTFESARPTKTHMALVQLERVGLLRFLVSQNVDGLHVRSGFPRDKLAELHGNMFVEECAKCKTQYVRDTVVGTMGLKATGRLCTVAKARGLRACRNADLSITLGTSLQIRPSGNLPLATKRRGGRLVIVNLQPTKHDRHADLRIHGYVDEVMTRLMKHLGLEIPAWDGPHVLERALPPLPRPPTPKLEPKEESPTRINGSIPAGPKQEPCAQHNGSEPASPKRERPTSPAPNRPPKRVKAEAVPS
- the SIRT6 gene encoding NAD-dependent protein deacylase sirtuin-6 isoform X4, with product MSVNYAAGLSPYADKGKCGLPEIFDPPEELERKVWELARLVWQSSHVVFHTGAGISTASGIPDFRDKLAELHGNMFVEECAKCKTQYVRDTVVGTMGLKATGRLCTVAKARGLRACRGELRDTILDWEDSLPDRDLALADEASRNADLSITLGTSLQIRPSGNLPLATKRRGGRLVIVNLQPTKHDRHADLRIHGYVDEVMTRLMKHLGLEIPAWDGPHVLERALPPLPRPPTPKLEPKEESPTRINGSIPAGPKQEPCAQHNGSEPASPKRERPTSPAPNRPPKRVKAEAVPS